In a genomic window of Halobiforma lacisalsi AJ5:
- a CDS encoding DUF1059 domain-containing protein, whose amino-acid sequence MPQAHRLDCETEAADCRFIVQSEDESEAIELARNHMKEVHGQELTDDDLRHEHMETV is encoded by the coding sequence ATGCCACAAGCACACCGACTCGACTGCGAGACGGAAGCCGCCGACTGTCGATTCATCGTCCAATCGGAGGACGAATCCGAGGCCATCGAACTGGCGAGAAACCACATGAAGGAGGTGCACGGCCAGGAGCTCACCGACGACGACCTCCGACACGAGCACATGGAGACCGTCTGA